The Oncorhynchus gorbuscha isolate QuinsamMale2020 ecotype Even-year linkage group LG04, OgorEven_v1.0, whole genome shotgun sequence genome includes the window ACAGGATGTGCTCgtgtttttggttactaaataTGCTGATCCTCATTCCTCTATGATTACTCATTTCCCATGAGGCTTTACCCTGATATCAAGACATCTCGACATCCCACGTACCGAATGCCTCCAAGTCACTTCTCCCTCTAAATATACAATCCTCAACCATTTGATCTGCAATTTAACTCCCCGTGGATTGATAAGTAGTATTGAATGGATGCAGCTAAAGGGAGAGGTGTGCTCTATCGTCTCTTCTCCTGGAGCCGCATTGGGGCAGCTTGATGTGGCAGAGTGGAGAATTATCCGCAGACAGTGGATTCTCTGCTGTCCCACCGTTATGGCAAATAATCATTTCAACCTTTTTCCTTACAACATACAACACCCACAAGCGTATCCTCCAAGGCAGAGACAGTTACTGATGTTGAAATAAATCAACATACTATGGTATCTATAGGTACTTCCTGTACAGATACAGTAGAATCTCAGCACTCCTGACACATTGTGGTCAAGGAGCAGCAGCTCACTGAAACCTGGTTTACGCCAGCACTCAAAATGGCCTCTCTCAGCAGGTTGGTCTATCACTGACCTCCTGTGGCTAGGAGATGGTATCGCAGCAACACAAATCTGGATAATGTTTAGTAgaaatgactggatgactggatgctGTAGTAGTTTCAGATAAAGATACGATATTTTAATGTAATTCAAATGAATCACCTCAGGGATGATTTGTAGCTAGTATGATTGTGTACAGTAGTGGACCCGCCACTATTTGCGTCCCTCTTTGTGAAATAAAGTGGAGCGTGAGTCTGCCTGTCATCCTTTGTCGTCATGCACATGCATGCTCTATGAAATGTGATGCTCCTACAGTAAACCCAGACAGGAGAATATTACTCGATCACAGTGCTagtagacacagtacctgacaCGTTGTTCTCTCATTGCCAAAGCATGCATTTAACAGACTAGTGTAGTTTTAGGAAGGTAGCATAAAGTACTCTtctgtttgttcctgtctgtCCTTCCTGTAGCCTAACTCCTGCCACGCCCACCTCAGACAGCCACCCCAGTCAGTCCCCTAGGAAACCCACTCCACTTTACACGCCAGGGGAACATGTCCACACCCCGCCCAGTGACCTCGACACTCCAGATGGCTTCTCTGCCCAGCCCGAGATACAACCACTCCCCTTCCCTGAGGTAAGACTGacttcaattttttttaaagacgTAGAAGTCAGAGTTTCTTTGTTTCCACAGATTTGCTTTGTGTTTCTCTCCAGGCCTCCACCAGCCTACTGGACTCCAGTGCTTTGCGCTCCAGGGTGCAGTTGAGTAAGATGCGGGGGCCACGTTCACGCCCCTCCAGGGTCTCTCGTCAGACTGCTGCTCTGTCTGTACACCCAGAGGGACAGGCCACGCCTACTGAGGACTGGCGCTCTCGAGACTCCACAGGTCAGCCTTGGACTCTGCTCTCATGTTGACCCCCTCGGCCATATCTCCATCCACTACCTTGTTCTGCTGCATACCTTCTACTATGGATTGAGTGGACATGATTCCACCAGTGAGACTGGAGATGTGACTTAGATGGTCAAAGATCTGTTAGACTTCTGAATAACCTATTTGTTTTGATTGTGAAATGATGTACTCAGAGGTGTGTTGTCCTCTACAGAGGACAAAGTGGAGTCTTCCAAGAAGGACTCAGACTCTGAGGAGCAGGCGAGAGGAGCAGACCCCCACTCTGCTGCTGCCTCCTCCCAGCCCCAGAGAGTCGCCCTCTTCCCTGGGATGGACCCGTCTGCCCTCATGGTGAGGCTCCCCAAGAGAAAAGACAGAGTTGGCCAGGAGTGTAATGTTGTCACTCATACTGTTCTGAGAAATGCTTTTGATCTGTTTTCCTGCTGGTTTCTCCCTCTGTTTGGCAGGCCCAGCTCAAGAAGAGAAGTGACTCTGACAATCAGACAGAGGgaccctccacttctccctcccaGTCATCCCGTTCTCCTAAATCCCCCTTCCTTCCCCGGGCGTCCCGTGTGCTGCCCCCCTCCGGAGGGAAAGAAGATGGGTAAGATGGTgaccctgtctcttccctctgttcAGCCTGGATCTAATATCCCAAAACGGGGATTGTTGATAGTTGGAACAGAAATATTTACCAGTtgtaatgtctgtctctcttaGTGAAGAGGCCTCACCACAGTGGCTGAGAGAGCTGAAGTCCAAGAAGCGCTTGAGTCAGTATGAAAATGACAGCTAAGTGTGAATGATCAAGTGAGCTCTCTACTCACAAACGTTCCTCATTATGAATCATTCTTTATCATAGGGTGTTGTATGCCATAAACCTGCCATTTTACCACAGTTTCATAATTAGACAATATTCTAGTGTCTGTTTTGCTAATACGTAACCCTAAAATGCTGATGGTTTGTATCGTCCCTCTGTAGGTTGCCTTAACTGAAGAATCTGGTGGAGAATCGGACAGTAGCCTTAACCTTGGACCCTGAGAAAATGAGAGTTCTGCTGCTGACATTGTTAATTCGTCATCTGTTTGTTTattttctctgttctcttcctgcctGGCTCAAATCCATGTGCATGGTGCCTTCTTACAGACAACCTCGGTCTTATGGATGAAAAGAGCAAGGGGCTGCTCTGCTCAGAGCGTCCAGTTCACTGCTAGCTCCTCCACCTCCTGTGTCAGGGGGGTCTTTGCATAAAGCCACTTTACCCTCTCACATGACAGGGGAGACTACGGAAGGGGGGGGGgatcccattctctcctgtcaggTTGTTGTATTTCATTAATGGTTAACTTGTGGGACCACATGCCTCTTAACCTGGAAGTTATTCAATAAGCTGGAGGACAGTACAGCACCTCCACAAgacatatttttattttgttttctctttttaaatataattttcaGGTTAGTCTATGCGTTAACTGTATCTGTCAGTGGAGGAGCGTTGGAAAATATTTCTGATTTTATTTTTTGTCATGGATCATAGAGAACAAAACACTGCTGAACTAATGGGCAGCCAGGGTGTATTATGTGTTACTAATAAATATGGTATCTGTAATCATGAAATGTTATATTTGGTATTGTTGCTAATTTGAAAGCTGAATCATAACATGTCAGAGTGCTGGGTTTGTATGGAGAGCATTTAAAGCATCACTATAGCAGAGGCCCCCAACCCCATTCCTCTGAGCCACTCAGTGACTGATGTCATGAACTAACTGAGAATCTGTTGTGTTGACATCATGCAGTCCCTTTAAACTTATGGCTAAAGAGGAATGCTTTGTGTTCGCTGTTTTTTCAATCATGTCTGAATCTGTTTCTACTGGTGGAAAAGGGGAGGGGAAGGGTTAATCACAATGGAAATCTACCTCCATCTCAattacacgcacgcacacacacacacacacacacacacacacacacacacacacacacacacacacacacgcacgcatgaaCACTAATCAGCCTGTTCTTCCTCCCTTCACCTCCACTTACCTCTTCAGTGAAAGATCAAATGATTGTGTGTGTAATACTGATGGATGAGTGAGTAAGGATTGCAAGGAAAATGTACATGTTACCAA containing:
- the LOC124034407 gene encoding uncharacterized protein KIAA1671-like isoform X3, with product MEYLGDKLSVAQSQVSGWMGSARRSLQGALSLVSSAVERRGTGAEDSPGDFKRANSLRSLASRSRDSFRRFSLRSQQRLSLRRRPGTSTPNTPTAEQLKQNVDGEEGRDMDTLVHETDSQYGTWETGLHTDDSLTPATPTSDSHPSQSPRKPTPLYTPGEHVHTPPSDLDTPDGFSAQPEIQPLPFPEASTSLLDSSALRSRVQLSKMRGPRSRPSRVSRQTAALSVHPEGQATPTEDWRSRDSTEDKVESSKKDSDSEEQARGADPHSAAASSQPQRVALFPGMDPSALMAQLKKRSDSDNQTEGPSTSPSQSSRSPKSPFLPRASRVLPPSGGKEDGEEASPQWLRELKSKKRLSQYENDS